Proteins from a single region of Stutzerimonas stutzeri:
- a CDS encoding Type 1 glutamine amidotransferase-like domain-containing protein, producing the protein MNIFLTSSFAEVVDLFVTFTKGECSGKTVTLIPTASLAEEVNSYLVAAKDALVKAGLVIDELEVSTATQDEIVSKLERGDYIYVSGGNTFFLLQELKRTGADRLIAEHVRAGKCYIGESAGSAILAPSIGYIQALDDVSAAPDLESYTALGLVDFYPLPHYRNAPFDEAVEQVLNEHGDALALRPFSNNQAIALSGGHAEIQTSGE; encoded by the coding sequence ATGAATATTTTCCTGACATCCTCCTTTGCTGAAGTCGTGGACTTGTTTGTCACGTTCACCAAAGGCGAGTGCAGCGGCAAGACGGTTACGTTGATTCCTACGGCAAGCCTTGCCGAGGAGGTCAATTCCTACCTTGTTGCGGCCAAGGACGCGCTTGTCAAAGCCGGTCTGGTGATTGATGAACTCGAAGTTTCAACCGCAACTCAGGACGAGATCGTCAGCAAGCTCGAACGTGGCGATTACATCTATGTGTCAGGCGGCAACACGTTCTTTCTGTTGCAGGAGCTGAAGCGTACAGGCGCGGACAGGTTGATCGCGGAACATGTCAGGGCCGGGAAGTGCTATATCGGCGAATCCGCCGGCTCCGCGATACTCGCCCCGAGCATTGGATATATTCAGGCGCTGGACGATGTAAGTGCCGCGCCTGATCTGGAGTCATATACCGCCCTGGGGCTGGTCGATTTCTACCCGCTGCCGCATTACCGAAATGCGCCGTTCGACGAGGCTGTCGAACAGGTTTTGAATGAGCATGGGGATGCGTTGGCGCTTCGCCCATTCAGCAATAACCAGGCGATTGCCCTGTCGGGCGGTCACGCTGAAATTCAAACGAGCGGTGAGTGA
- a CDS encoding GNAT family N-acetyltransferase, whose product MSDRQATVRHDASQQRYELLVDGQPLGFAEYSEEGERMVFTHTEVDPSLSGQGFGSVLARGALEDARRRDKRVVPQCEFIAKYIERHEEWQDLVDPA is encoded by the coding sequence ATGAGCGATAGACAAGCCACCGTCCGCCACGACGCCTCGCAGCAACGCTATGAGTTGCTGGTCGATGGCCAGCCACTCGGTTTTGCCGAGTACAGCGAGGAGGGCGAGCGGATGGTCTTCACCCATACCGAGGTCGACCCCAGCCTGTCCGGGCAGGGGTTCGGCAGCGTGCTGGCCAGGGGCGCGCTGGAGGATGCGCGGCGTCGAGACAAGCGGGTGGTGCCACAGTGCGAATTCATCGCCAAGTACATCGAGCGCCACGAGGAATGGCAGGATCTGGTCGATCCTGCCTGA